A stretch of DNA from Planococcus antarcticus DSM 14505:
AAAAGAAACCGATACCGACATACAAAGTTCCTAAGATGGCAAACGCAGCATCATCAAAAGTAAAGCTGTTTTTTACAATTACAGTATGTATCAAAAGAAGAATGACAGCTAAAAATGCAAACTCGACTTTCTCATAGCCTGTCCATTCGTAAACTTGTAGTGCCCATTGATTAGGCAGCATAAATGCATAAAGCGCCAATAGCGAAATAAGGCCGGGAATGCTCCGTAAGCTCCGGCCTTTCATTTTCAAAAGCTCTTGCAATGCTATTGTGCCGAGCAAATAAACCAGTAAGATAAACGGTACACCGCCGTAAACAACAAAAGGGATAAAAAGAGCAGCCGCAATGACACCCGTTATGATCCGTTGTTTCATTTCACTTCGTCTCCTTTCAACCCTCCATACCGGCGATTGCGTTTTTGATAAATCTCAATCGCTTCTAGCAAGGAATCTTCATTAAAATCGGGCCACAAGGTTTCCGTGAACCAAAACTCGGTATAGGCCAATTGCCAAAGCATAAAATTACTTAAACGAACTTCGCCGCTTGTACGGATCAGCAAATCCGGTTCAGGCAGACCTTTTGTCATCAACCCTCCAGAAATAAGGTCTTCGTTGATATCACAGATATCCAATGTCCCTGCAGCCACCTGTGCCGCAATATCTTTCACAGCATCTACAATTTCTGCACGGCTGCCGTAATTCAAGGCGAAATTCAGGATAAGTCCAGTATTGTCTTTAGTAGCCTCTTTCGCTTTTTTTATGGCTCTAAGTGTGTGCAAAGGCAAGTTGTGGTGATAGCCCATCATTTCCACACGAACATTTTCTTCAATCAATTCAGGCAGAAAGGTTGTCAAAAACTCTTCCGGCAAGCGCATCAAAAAATCCACTTCGATTTTTGGCCGCTTCCAATTTTCAGTGGAAAATGCATATAAGGTCAAAACACTGACCCCGAGTTCATTGGCAAGCTTGGTCACTTTGCGGACAGTCTTCATTCCTTCATGGTGTCCGGCAACTCTTGGAAGCGAACGTTTTTTTGCCCATCGCCCATTGCCGTCCATAATGATCGCAATATGAGTCGGGACTGCTTCGTTCGAAATCAAGACTGAGCGATTTCCGCTTTCCGAAACCAAATCAGTATTTCGTTTTAATAGTTTATTAAACATAGTTAATCCTCCACCTATTACAAATCGGCATGTCTATTGCTTATCATATCAAAAAAAACAGTATTGTGCTCTTCTTTCAGGAGACAGCGTCAATTTTTGGCATAAAAAAGCGTCCTGCTTAACAGGACGCCCAACACGAAATGAGGTTCGATTTAAACTTCCATAATCTCTTTTTCTTTACCTTTAGCTAGTTCATCGATTTTTGTGATGTTATCATCCGTCAATTTCTGGACGTCATCAGAATAGCCGCGCAGGTCATCAACTGTGATTTCACTTTTCTTTTCTAGTTTCTTGAACTCGTCATTAGCATCTCGACGAATGTTACGGATTCCGACCTTCGCTTCTTCCGCTTCTTTTTTCACTTGTTTCGCAAGATCTTTGCGGCGCTCTTCCGTCAATGCCGGAACTGCCAACCGGATTACCGAACCATCATTTGACGGGCTTAAACCCAGGTCAGATTTCAGGATGGCTTTTTCGATATCTCCAAGAACCGATTTATCATACGGCTGGATCATAATCAAACGAGCTTCAGGAATCGAAATTCCTGCGACTTGATTGACCGGTGTTGGAGAACCGTAATAATCGATTGTCAACTTATCCAGAATAGATGGAGTTGCACGTCCAGCACGGATAGAAGATAGGTCCCGAGAAAAAGCCTGGATTGCATTGGTCATTTTAGACTTAGTATCATTCATCACTGATTTCGGCATTATATTGTTCTCCTCACTACTGTCCCGATTTTTTCTCCGAGTACAGCTCGTTTTATATTTCCATTTTCCATAATTGAGAATACTACGAGTGGGATATCATTGTCCATACAAAGTGTGGAAGCTGTCGAATCCATAACCTGTAAGCCTTGTTGAATCACTTCGAAATAAGAGAGTTCTTCATATTTTACTGCTGTAGAATCCGTCTTCGGATCAGCTGAGTAAACGCCATCAACATTGTTCTTCGCCATCAAAATGACGTCGGCTTCAATTTCTGCCGCGCGCAATGCTGCTGTTGTATCAGTTGAGAAATAAGGGTTTCCGGTACCTGCCGCAAATATGACCACTCTCTTTTTCTCAAGGTGGCGGATAGCTCTTCTGCGGATGTAAGGCTCAGCTACTTGGCGCATTTCAATGGATGAAAGAACGCGGGTTTCCACATCCTGCTTTTCCAATGAATCTTGTAAAGCCAATGAGTTCATCACCGTTGCCAACATGCCCATGTAATCAGCTGTCGCTCGGTCCATCCCCATTTCAGAACCGACTTTACCTCTCCAGATGTTGCCGCCGCCTACAACTACTGCGACTTCCACTCCGAGTTCGACCACTTCTTTTACTTGGCTTGCTACTGATTTGATAATTTCAGGGGACAGACCGAAACCTTGTCCTCCTGCCATTGCTTCACCACTTAGTTTTAATACAATGCGTTTATATTGCTGAACACTCATCGGTACCCTCCATTACACTTTTATTGAAAAATAGGGAACACATTCTCGTGTTCCCAGGATGAATCATATAATAAATGGTCTTATTTTTTGTTAACTTGGCTCATAACTTCATCAGCAAAGTTGTCTTCACGTTTTTCGATGCCTTCTCCAACTTCATAACGGATGAATTCTTTAACAGACCCACCTGTAGAAGCTGCGAAATCACGGACTTTTTGATCTGAGTTCTTGACGAACGCTTGATCAAGCAAGCAGATATCTTCGAAATATTTGCCTAGACGGCCTTCAACCATTTTAGCAACAATTTTTTCAGGCTTGCCTTCGTTCAAAGCTTGCTCAGTCAATACTCCACGCTCGCGCTCTACTTCTTCACCAGAAACTTCGTCACGTGAAATGTATTTAGGATTTAATGCAGCGATGTGCATAGCGATGTCGCGAGCAGCATCCGTATCCGTAGAGTTTTCAAGAACAACAAGAACTGAAATCCGCCCACCCATATGAAGGTAAGGACCGAACGCGTCAGCATCTGTTTTTGTGCGAATTTCAAAGCGGCGCAAAGTGATCTTTTCACCAATTTTTGCGATTGCGTTTGAAATGTGATCAGCAACTGTCAAACCATTAGACATTGTTGAAGCGTTAGCTTCTTCAACTGTAGCTGGTTTAGTGGTGATCAAGTGTTCGCCCAATTCTTTTACTAGTGTTTGGAAGCCTTCGTTTTTCGCAACAAAGTCAGTTTCTGCGTTTACTTCAAAGATAATCGCTTCGTTTTCTTTTACAAGAATTGAAGTTGTTCCTTCAGCTGCGATGCGGTCCGCTTTTTTAGAAGCACTTGAAAGACCTTTTTCACGCAAGAAATCTAGAGCCGCTTCCATATCTCCGTCTGTTTCCACTAAAGCTTTTTTACAATCCATCATACCTGCGCCAGTTTTTGCGCGCAATTCTTTTACCATTTGTGCTGTAACTGCCATGATTAAATTCCTCCTCTATAATTTGTAGCCATTTTCTCAAAAAAAGGTGATAAGAGGGGTTGGCCGCTTATCACCTGTTCAAATCGTGAATTACTCAGCAGATTCAGCTTGAGTTTCTTCATCTTCTTCCGGTTTCGACTCAAGTAAAGCATCCGCCATTTTACCAGTTAACAATTTAACTGCACGGATTGCATCGTCGTTTGCAGGAATAACATAATCGATTTCATCCGGGTCACAGTTCGTATCAACGATACCAACGATAGGAATGTTCAATTTTATTGCTTCTGCAACTGCAATACGTTCTTTACGTGGGTCAACTACGAACATTACGTCCGGTAGTGAATTCATGTCACGGACACCGCCAAGGAATTTGACAAGGCGTTCGTGTTGTTTTTTCAACTGAACAACTTCTTTTTTCGGTAGAACTTCGAAAGTTCCATCTTCTTCCATGCGCTCGATTTGTTTTAAACGGTTCACACGTTTTTGGATTGTACCGAAGTTAGTAAGTGTTCCACCCAACCAACGTTGGTTGATGTAGTAGTTGCCAGAACGCTCTGCTTCTTCTTTGATCGCGTCTTGAGCTTGTTTTTTTGTACCGACGAAAAGTACTTTTCCGCCTTCTTCGCCAACTTGTTTCATGAAGCTATAAGCTTCTTCCAGTTTGCGAACTGTTTTTTGAAGATCGATGATGTAGATACCGTTACGTTCCACGAAAATATATTTTTTCATTTTCGGGTTCCAACGACGAGTCTGGTGACCGAAGTGAACACCAGCTTCTAACAATTGTTTCATTGAGATTACTGCCATGATTTGTTTCCTCCTGATAGGTTAT
This window harbors:
- a CDS encoding isoprenyl transferase, with the protein product MFNKLLKRNTDLVSESGNRSVLISNEAVPTHIAIIMDGNGRWAKKRSLPRVAGHHEGMKTVRKVTKLANELGVSVLTLYAFSTENWKRPKIEVDFLMRLPEEFLTTFLPELIEENVRVEMMGYHHNLPLHTLRAIKKAKEATKDNTGLILNFALNYGSRAEIVDAVKDIAAQVAAGTLDICDINEDLISGGLMTKGLPEPDLLIRTSGEVRLSNFMLWQLAYTEFWFTETLWPDFNEDSLLEAIEIYQKRNRRYGGLKGDEVK
- the frr gene encoding ribosome recycling factor — encoded protein: MPKSVMNDTKSKMTNAIQAFSRDLSSIRAGRATPSILDKLTIDYYGSPTPVNQVAGISIPEARLIMIQPYDKSVLGDIEKAILKSDLGLSPSNDGSVIRLAVPALTEERRKDLAKQVKKEAEEAKVGIRNIRRDANDEFKKLEKKSEITVDDLRGYSDDVQKLTDDNITKIDELAKGKEKEIMEV
- the pyrH gene encoding UMP kinase → MSVQQYKRIVLKLSGEAMAGGQGFGLSPEIIKSVASQVKEVVELGVEVAVVVGGGNIWRGKVGSEMGMDRATADYMGMLATVMNSLALQDSLEKQDVETRVLSSIEMRQVAEPYIRRRAIRHLEKKRVVIFAAGTGNPYFSTDTTAALRAAEIEADVILMAKNNVDGVYSADPKTDSTAVKYEELSYFEVIQQGLQVMDSTASTLCMDNDIPLVVFSIMENGNIKRAVLGEKIGTVVRRTI
- the tsf gene encoding translation elongation factor Ts; protein product: MAVTAQMVKELRAKTGAGMMDCKKALVETDGDMEAALDFLREKGLSSASKKADRIAAEGTTSILVKENEAIIFEVNAETDFVAKNEGFQTLVKELGEHLITTKPATVEEANASTMSNGLTVADHISNAIAKIGEKITLRRFEIRTKTDADAFGPYLHMGGRISVLVVLENSTDTDAARDIAMHIAALNPKYISRDEVSGEEVERERGVLTEQALNEGKPEKIVAKMVEGRLGKYFEDICLLDQAFVKNSDQKVRDFAASTGGSVKEFIRYEVGEGIEKREDNFADEVMSQVNKK
- the rpsB gene encoding 30S ribosomal protein S2, with the protein product MAVISMKQLLEAGVHFGHQTRRWNPKMKKYIFVERNGIYIIDLQKTVRKLEEAYSFMKQVGEEGGKVLFVGTKKQAQDAIKEEAERSGNYYINQRWLGGTLTNFGTIQKRVNRLKQIERMEEDGTFEVLPKKEVVQLKKQHERLVKFLGGVRDMNSLPDVMFVVDPRKERIAVAEAIKLNIPIVGIVDTNCDPDEIDYVIPANDDAIRAVKLLTGKMADALLESKPEEDEETQAESAE